One Paracoccaceae bacterium genomic region harbors:
- a CDS encoding Zn-dependent hydrolase, with amino-acid sequence MPAPGENLRINGARLWDSLMEMAQIGPGIAGGNNRQTLTDADSEGRHLFAGWCADAGMTMGVDTMGTMFATRAGTDPEALPVYMGSHLDTQPTGGKYDGVLGVLGALEVVRTMNDMGVRTRRPIVVTNWTNEEGTRFAPAMLASGVFAGMHTQDYAYGRVDAEGKTFGDELKRIGWVGDETVGARRMHAMLELHIEQGPILEAEGKDIGVVTHGQGLWWLQVTLTGRDAHTGSTPMHMRVNAGLGMARITERVHQIAMSHQPNAVGAVGQCNVYPNSRNVIPGRVVFTVDIRSPEQAKLDAMKAEVMRAAHAVARELGLGCEIEDVGHFDPVTFDPGLVKIVRQSAENLGYSHMDIVSGAGHDACWINRVAPTVMIMCPCVDGLSHNEAEEISPDWAAAGTDVLLHAVLEVAEVVS; translated from the coding sequence ATGCCAGCACCCGGCGAGAACCTGCGCATAAACGGCGCGCGGCTGTGGGACAGCCTGATGGAGATGGCGCAGATCGGCCCCGGCATCGCGGGCGGCAACAACCGCCAGACCCTGACCGATGCCGACAGCGAGGGGCGGCACCTGTTCGCGGGCTGGTGTGCGGATGCAGGCATGACCATGGGGGTGGACACCATGGGCACGATGTTCGCAACGCGCGCGGGCACCGACCCCGAGGCGCTGCCCGTCTATATGGGCAGCCATCTGGATACCCAGCCCACGGGCGGAAAATATGATGGAGTTCTGGGGGTTCTGGGCGCGCTCGAGGTGGTGCGGACGATGAACGACATGGGGGTCAGAACCCGCCGCCCGATCGTCGTGACCAACTGGACCAACGAGGAGGGCACCCGCTTTGCCCCCGCCATGCTGGCCTCTGGCGTCTTTGCGGGCATGCACACGCAGGACTACGCCTATGGCCGCGTCGATGCCGAGGGGAAGACGTTCGGCGATGAGCTGAAGCGGATCGGCTGGGTCGGGGATGAGACGGTCGGCGCCCGCCGGATGCACGCCATGCTGGAACTGCACATCGAGCAGGGGCCGATTCTGGAGGCCGAGGGCAAGGACATCGGCGTGGTGACCCACGGGCAGGGGCTCTGGTGGCTGCAGGTCACGCTGACCGGCCGCGATGCCCACACCGGCTCGACCCCGATGCACATGCGGGTGAATGCGGGCCTCGGGATGGCACGGATCACCGAACGGGTGCATCAGATCGCCATGAGCCACCAGCCGAACGCGGTGGGTGCGGTGGGCCAGTGCAACGTCTACCCCAACTCGCGCAACGTGATCCCGGGCCGCGTGGTGTTCACGGTCGATATCCGCAGCCCCGAGCAGGCGAAGCTCGATGCGATGAAGGCCGAGGTGATGCGGGCGGCGCATGCGGTGGCGAGGGAGCTGGGGCTGGGCTGCGAGATCGAGGACGTGGGCCACTTCGACCCCGTCACCTTCGACCCCGGCCTGGTGAAGATCGTCCGGCAATCTGCTGAAAATCTGGGGTATTCCCACATGGACATCGTCAGCGGCGCGGGCCACGACGCCTGCTGGATCAACCGCGTGGCGCCGACGGTGATGATCATGTGCCCCTGCGTGGATGGCCTCAGCCACAACGAGGCCGAGGAGATCAGCCCGGACTGGGCGGCGGCGGGGACGGATGTGCTGCTGCATGCGGTGCTTGAGGTGGCGGAGGTGGTATCCTGA
- a CDS encoding response regulator — protein sequence MGEPGIGHPAAASSGGGCDAPGHVLVIEDEPNIAEAMRYLLQREGWRVTVDAGGRETAGMVRQLSPDLLVLDVMLPGISGVEVLAALRADPATATLPVLMLTARSQGRDRAEAEAAGADLFMAKPFANAAFLEAVRGLARVTRE from the coding sequence ATGGGTGAACCTGGCATCGGGCATCCGGCGGCCGCGTCTTCCGGCGGCGGGTGCGACGCGCCCGGGCATGTGCTGGTCATCGAGGACGAGCCGAACATTGCCGAGGCGATGCGCTATCTGCTGCAGCGCGAGGGCTGGCGGGTGACGGTGGATGCCGGGGGCAGGGAAACGGCCGGGATGGTGCGCCAGCTGTCGCCCGACCTGCTGGTGCTGGACGTGATGCTGCCCGGGATCAGCGGTGTCGAGGTGCTGGCGGCGCTGCGGGCCGATCCGGCGACCGCCACGCTGCCGGTGCTGATGCTGACGGCGCGCAGCCAGGGCCGCGACCGGGCCGAGGCCGAGGCGGCGGGGGCCGACCTGTTCATGGCCAAGCCCTTTGCCAATGCCGCCTTCCTGGAGGCGGTGCGGGGCCTTGCGCGGGTGACGCGGGAATGA
- a CDS encoding D-amino acid dehydrogenase, with the protein MRIIVLGAGVIGVTSAFELARQGHEVTVIDRQSGPAMETSFANAGEVSPGYSAPWAAPGIPMKALKWMFQAHAPLVLQPRLDMQRVEWMARMLSNCTTPAYKRNKSRMVRLAEYSRDCLIGLRAETGVRYDERTQGTLQLFRTEKQVAAAEKDIAVLRADGVPFEVLDRAACVTAEPGLAGSAHLIAGGLRLPGDETGDCFKFTTALADKARDLGVTFRWGVGIAHLVERAGRITGVMTTDGFLTADGFVLALGSHSPALAAPLGMRLPVYPVKGYSITADIIDEGRAPVSTVMDETYKVAITRLGSRIRVGGLAEIAGFDLSLNPRRRATLEKSVGELFTGGGDLKGASFWCGLRPMTPDGTPIVGASTMPNLWLNTGHGTLGWTMAAGSARVLADVVSGRRPEIEHADLGYARYLPAARRRAATGGLRPAAA; encoded by the coding sequence ATGCGGATCATCGTTCTGGGTGCGGGCGTCATCGGGGTCACATCGGCCTTCGAACTGGCGCGGCAGGGCCATGAGGTGACGGTGATCGACCGCCAGTCCGGCCCGGCGATGGAAACCTCCTTCGCCAATGCAGGCGAGGTCAGCCCCGGCTACTCGGCCCCCTGGGCCGCCCCGGGCATCCCGATGAAGGCGCTGAAGTGGATGTTCCAGGCCCATGCGCCGCTGGTCCTCCAGCCCAGGCTGGACATGCAGCGCGTCGAATGGATGGCGCGGATGCTGTCGAACTGCACGACCCCGGCCTACAAGCGCAACAAGTCGCGCATGGTGCGGCTTGCCGAATATTCGCGCGACTGCCTGATCGGCCTGCGCGCGGAAACCGGCGTGCGGTATGACGAGCGCACGCAAGGCACCCTGCAACTGTTCCGCACCGAAAAGCAGGTCGCGGCGGCGGAAAAGGACATCGCCGTCCTGCGGGCCGACGGGGTTCCCTTCGAGGTGCTGGACCGCGCCGCCTGCGTGACCGCCGAGCCGGGGCTTGCGGGTTCGGCCCATCTGATCGCGGGCGGGCTGCGCCTGCCGGGGGACGAGACCGGCGATTGCTTCAAGTTCACCACCGCCCTCGCCGACAAGGCCCGGGACCTGGGCGTGACCTTCCGCTGGGGGGTGGGGATCGCGCATCTGGTGGAGCGCGCCGGTCGCATCACCGGCGTGATGACCACGGACGGATTCCTGACGGCGGATGGCTTCGTGCTGGCGCTCGGGTCGCATTCGCCGGCATTGGCGGCGCCCTTGGGGATGCGCCTGCCGGTCTATCCGGTGAAGGGCTACTCGATCACCGCCGACATCATCGACGAGGGCCGCGCGCCGGTCTCGACGGTCATGGACGAGACCTACAAGGTCGCCATCACGCGACTGGGCAGCCGCATTCGCGTGGGCGGTCTGGCCGAGATCGCCGGGTTTGACCTGTCGCTGAACCCGCGCCGCCGGGCCACGCTGGAGAAATCGGTGGGCGAACTTTTCACCGGCGGCGGCGACCTGAAGGGTGCCTCCTTCTGGTGCGGGCTGCGCCCGATGACGCCCGACGGAACGCCGATCGTCGGGGCCTCGACGATGCCGAACCTCTGGCTGAACACCGGGCATGGCACGCTGGGGTGGACCATGGCGGCCGGTTCCGCCCGGGTGCTGGCCGACGTGGTGTCGGGGCGGCGGCCCGAGATCGAGCATGCCGACCTTGGCTATGCGCGCTATCTTCCGGCGGCGCGCCGCAGGGCCGCGACGGGCGGCCTGCGCCCGGCTGCCGCCTGA
- a CDS encoding ABC transporter permease: protein MSKALPVLAVLGIILAVWYAATVWMNAPQVRQAAARAGVELTTGQVVAATMSEARPLLAAPHQVAAELWKGVTGQPVTSKRSLVYHGWITLQATLTGFGLGIVVGVGLAIAIVWSRVMEASVMPWAVISQTIPIVALAPMIVVLSNSLGLGERLGVENRLVSKTIIAAYLSFFPVLVGMVKGLRSPDAMQVDLLNTWNASPVQGFVKLRLPASMPYFFASLKIAIAAALVGAIVGELPTGAVEGLGARMLVASQFGQPLLMWASLFAAAIVAGVLIVAVGTLQRLTDRRMGVRP from the coding sequence ATGAGCAAGGCGCTGCCCGTCCTGGCCGTTCTGGGGATCATCCTGGCGGTGTGGTATGCCGCGACGGTGTGGATGAACGCGCCGCAGGTGCGGCAGGCGGCGGCGCGGGCGGGCGTCGAGCTGACCACCGGGCAGGTGGTTGCCGCGACGATGTCCGAGGCGCGGCCGCTGCTGGCGGCGCCGCATCAGGTGGCGGCGGAGCTGTGGAAGGGTGTGACCGGCCAGCCGGTGACATCGAAGCGCAGCCTGGTCTATCACGGCTGGATCACGCTTCAGGCGACGCTGACGGGGTTCGGGCTGGGCATCGTCGTGGGGGTGGGCCTGGCGATCGCGATCGTCTGGTCGCGGGTTATGGAAGCCTCGGTCATGCCCTGGGCGGTGATCAGCCAGACCATCCCGATCGTGGCGCTGGCGCCGATGATCGTGGTGCTGTCGAATTCGCTGGGCCTGGGCGAGCGGCTGGGGGTGGAGAACCGGCTGGTGTCGAAGACGATCATCGCGGCCTACCTGTCGTTCTTTCCGGTGCTGGTCGGAATGGTCAAGGGGCTGCGCAGCCCGGATGCGATGCAGGTGGACCTGCTGAACACCTGGAACGCCAGCCCGGTGCAGGGCTTCGTCAAGCTGCGCCTGCCGGCGTCGATGCCCTATTTCTTTGCCTCGCTGAAGATCGCCATCGCGGCGGCGCTGGTGGGCGCGATCGTGGGCGAGCTGCCGACGGGCGCGGTCGAGGGCCTGGGCGCGCGGATGCTGGTGGCCAGCCAGTTCGGCCAGCCGTTGCTGATGTGGGCCTCGCTGTTCGCGGCCGCCATCGTGGCGGGTGTGCTGATCGTGGCGGTGGGCACGCTGCAGCGGCTGACCGACCGGCGCATGGGGGTCAGGCCATGA
- a CDS encoding SDR family oxidoreductase: MGAACARRLKDDGYEVGILSSSGKGEALAAALGGVGVTGSNRSEADLRRLVDAAMDRWGRIDALVNSAGHGPRAPLLDLSDADWATGMEVYFLNVVRPLRLVTPIMQAQGGGAIVNISTAWVDEPSAMFPTSAVFRAGLGAFAKLYADSHAGQNIRINNVLPGWIDSLPETAERRAAVPMQRYGKEEEIAATVAFLLSAGAGYITGQSLRVDGGLMRSV, encoded by the coding sequence ATGGGGGCCGCCTGTGCGCGCCGGTTGAAGGATGACGGCTATGAGGTTGGAATCCTGTCGTCTTCCGGCAAGGGTGAGGCGCTTGCGGCGGCGTTGGGCGGGGTGGGTGTGACCGGTTCGAACCGGTCCGAGGCGGACCTGCGCCGCCTGGTCGATGCCGCGATGGACCGCTGGGGCAGGATCGACGCGCTGGTGAATTCGGCCGGCCACGGGCCGCGCGCACCGCTGCTGGATCTGTCCGATGCCGATTGGGCGACCGGGATGGAAGTGTATTTCCTGAACGTCGTCAGGCCCTTGCGCCTGGTCACCCCGATCATGCAGGCGCAGGGCGGCGGCGCGATCGTCAACATCTCGACCGCCTGGGTGGACGAACCCTCGGCGATGTTTCCGACATCGGCGGTGTTCCGGGCGGGGCTTGGTGCCTTTGCCAAGCTCTACGCCGACAGCCATGCGGGGCAGAACATCCGCATCAACAACGTGCTGCCGGGCTGGATCGACAGCCTGCCCGAGACGGCGGAGCGGCGCGCGGCCGTTCCGATGCAACGCTATGGAAAGGAAGAGGAAATCGCGGCAACGGTGGCGTTCCTGCTGTCTGCGGGTGCGGGATACATCACGGGGCAGAGCCTGCGCGTGGACGGCGGCCTGATGAGGTCGGTCTGA
- a CDS encoding ABC transporter permease, with protein sequence MSALVPAVAFWLAAWGLNIWLAARLRGSARIAVPALFGLAVLALWEGTVRAFAVPEVILPAPTVIAAAFAGNLPILWSDFVQTIVKGAMTGYAMGCGAAVAVAVLIDRSPFLTRGLLPVGNFVAALPVVGVAPIMVMWFGFGWQSKAAVVFAMVFFPVLVNAVAGLAAAERMQRDLMRTYGAGYWPTLWKLRLPAAMPFVFNGLKIATTLAVIGAIVAEFFGSPTRGMGFRISTAVGSLALPMVWAQICVAALAGTAFYGLVAWAEARVTFWHPSQRGRG encoded by the coding sequence ATGAGCGCGCTGGTGCCGGCGGTGGCGTTCTGGCTGGCGGCCTGGGGGCTGAACATCTGGCTGGCGGCGCGGCTGCGGGGGTCGGCGCGGATCGCCGTTCCGGCGCTGTTCGGGCTGGCGGTCCTGGCGCTGTGGGAGGGCACGGTGCGGGCCTTCGCGGTGCCCGAGGTGATCCTGCCGGCGCCCACGGTGATCGCGGCCGCATTCGCCGGGAACCTGCCGATCCTGTGGTCGGATTTCGTGCAGACCATCGTCAAGGGGGCGATGACGGGCTATGCCATGGGCTGCGGCGCGGCCGTGGCGGTGGCGGTGCTGATCGACCGGTCGCCGTTCCTGACGCGGGGGCTGTTGCCGGTGGGCAATTTCGTGGCGGCCCTGCCCGTCGTGGGGGTGGCGCCGATCATGGTGATGTGGTTCGGTTTCGGATGGCAGTCGAAGGCAGCGGTGGTGTTCGCCATGGTGTTCTTTCCGGTCCTGGTGAATGCGGTGGCGGGCCTGGCCGCCGCCGAGCGGATGCAGCGCGACCTGATGCGCACCTATGGCGCGGGCTACTGGCCGACGCTGTGGAAGCTGCGGCTGCCCGCAGCCATGCCCTTTGTCTTCAACGGCCTGAAGATCGCCACCACCCTGGCGGTGATCGGGGCCATCGTTGCCGAATTTTTCGGCTCTCCCACCCGCGGCATGGGGTTCCGCATCTCGACCGCGGTCGGATCGCTGGCCTTGCCGATGGTCTGGGCACAGATATGCGTGGCGGCCCTTGCGGGCACCGCGTTCTACGGGCTCGTGGCCTGGGCCGAGGCCCGGGTCACGTTCTGGCACCCGTCGCAGCGAGGGCGGGGATGA
- a CDS encoding helix-turn-helix domain-containing protein, whose translation MAVAAQAGARVRAARERLGLRQAELARRAGISAAYLNLIEHDRRRIGADLLARIGAVLGVEPESLAEAGVSARVEDMRLAAAAMPQAGAEADRAEDLAGRYPGWAALVQAQARRIGQLDRLVEALADRIGQDTHLSQALHEVLSAAASVRSTAAILAEGEDIAPEWRRRFHANLHEDSERLVAGAEALVAYLDAGEAAAAGVAAAPLEELEDWLAARGWHLPELEPGGPGPAALADGIARMASGAARRLAADWVNEAARDAARMPAAAYRAALAEAGGDPLRAGARFGAGGVAAMRRVAMLPGAAEGLVICDASGAILIRKGMAGFPMPRGGGACPLWPLYAALGRPMQPVEALGEVPGLIPRRFRLRAYCEAWHPDGFGGAELRRAAMLISPEGGEGGVLRLGGACRVCPRDGCAARREPSILSTAAAASAAARAGLG comes from the coding sequence ATGGCGGTAGCGGCACAGGCGGGGGCGCGGGTGCGCGCGGCGCGCGAGCGGCTGGGGCTGCGGCAGGCCGAACTGGCGCGGCGTGCCGGGATCTCGGCCGCCTATCTGAACCTGATCGAGCATGACCGGCGGCGGATCGGGGCCGATCTGCTGGCGCGGATCGGGGCGGTCCTGGGGGTGGAGCCCGAGAGCCTGGCCGAGGCCGGGGTGTCGGCCCGGGTCGAGGACATGCGGCTGGCGGCGGCGGCGATGCCGCAGGCGGGGGCCGAGGCCGACCGTGCCGAGGATCTGGCGGGGCGCTATCCGGGCTGGGCCGCGCTGGTGCAGGCGCAGGCGCGGCGGATCGGGCAGCTTGACCGGCTGGTCGAGGCGCTGGCCGACCGGATCGGGCAGGACACCCACCTGAGCCAGGCGCTGCACGAGGTGCTGAGCGCGGCGGCGAGCGTGCGGTCGACCGCCGCGATCCTGGCCGAGGGCGAGGACATCGCGCCGGAGTGGCGTCGCCGGTTCCACGCGAACCTGCACGAGGACAGCGAGCGGCTGGTGGCCGGGGCCGAGGCGCTGGTGGCCTATCTGGATGCGGGCGAGGCGGCGGCGGCGGGCGTGGCGGCGGCTCCGCTGGAGGAACTGGAGGACTGGCTGGCGGCGCGCGGCTGGCACCTGCCGGAACTGGAGCCGGGCGGACCGGGGCCCGCGGCGCTGGCCGACGGCATCGCGCGGATGGCCAGCGGGGCGGCGCGGCGGCTGGCGGCGGACTGGGTGAACGAGGCGGCGCGCGATGCGGCGCGGATGCCCGCGGCGGCCTATCGCGCGGCGCTGGCAGAGGCCGGGGGCGATCCGCTGCGCGCCGGGGCGCGGTTCGGTGCCGGTGGCGTGGCGGCGATGCGCCGGGTGGCCATGCTGCCGGGGGCGGCCGAGGGCCTGGTGATCTGCGATGCCTCGGGCGCGATCCTGATCCGCAAGGGGATGGCAGGTTTTCCGATGCCCCGGGGCGGCGGGGCCTGCCCGCTCTGGCCGCTTTATGCCGCGCTGGGGCGGCCGATGCAGCCGGTCGAGGCGCTGGGCGAGGTGCCGGGCCTGATCCCCCGCCGGTTCCGGCTGCGCGCCTATTGCGAGGCCTGGCATCCGGACGGGTTCGGCGGCGCGGAGTTGCGCCGGGCGGCGATGCTGATCTCGCCCGAGGGGGGCGAGGGCGGGGTGCTGCGGCTGGGCGGGGCCTGCCGCGTCTGCCCGCGCGACGGCTGCGCCGCGCGGCGCGAACCGTCGATCCTGTCGACGGCGGCGGCGGCCAGCGCGGCGGCGCGGGCCGGGCTGGGATGA
- the hydA gene encoding dihydropyrimidinase, whose amino-acid sequence MGSVAIRGGTVVTADLSYAADVLVEGGRIAAIGENLKGDQVLDATGCYVMPGGIDPHTHLEMPFMGTYSADDFESGTRAALSGGTTMVVDFVLPGQGQAPMDAMQMWHNKAGRANCDYSYHMAVTWWGEKVWEGMADAVKAGVTSFKHFMAYKGALMVNDDEMFQSFQRVGDLGGLAMVHAENGDVVAELTARLLAEGNRGPEAHAYSRPPQVEGEATNRAIMLADMAGVPLYVVHTSCEEAHEAIRRARAQGKRVWGEPLIQHLVLDEGEYFHPDWDHAARRVMSPPFRSKAHQASLWAGLQSGSLSVVATDHCAFTTAQKRFGMGDFSKIPNGTGGLEDRMPVLWTHGVNTGRLTPNEFVAVTSTNIAKILNLYPRKGAVLVGADADLVVWDPEKAKTITAGAQQSAIDYNVFEGVAVKGLPRFTLTRGKVAVQDGAVRTEEGHGQFVGRAARPAVNRALSQWKALTAPRPVERTGVPATGV is encoded by the coding sequence ATGGGTTCGGTTGCGATCAGGGGCGGGACGGTGGTGACGGCGGATCTGTCCTATGCGGCGGATGTGCTGGTCGAGGGCGGGCGGATCGCGGCCATCGGGGAAAACCTGAAGGGAGATCAGGTGCTTGACGCCACCGGCTGCTATGTGATGCCCGGCGGGATCGACCCGCATACGCATCTGGAGATGCCCTTCATGGGCACCTATTCGGCCGATGATTTCGAGAGCGGCACGCGCGCCGCGCTGTCGGGCGGGACCACGATGGTGGTGGATTTCGTGCTGCCCGGGCAGGGGCAGGCGCCGATGGACGCCATGCAGATGTGGCACAACAAGGCGGGGCGGGCGAACTGCGACTACAGCTACCACATGGCGGTGACCTGGTGGGGCGAGAAGGTGTGGGAGGGGATGGCGGACGCGGTGAAGGCGGGCGTCACCAGCTTCAAGCACTTCATGGCCTACAAGGGCGCCCTGATGGTGAACGACGACGAGATGTTCCAGTCGTTCCAGCGGGTTGGAGACCTTGGCGGTCTGGCCATGGTGCATGCCGAGAACGGCGACGTGGTGGCGGAACTGACCGCGCGGCTGCTGGCCGAGGGGAACCGGGGGCCGGAGGCGCATGCCTACAGCCGCCCGCCGCAGGTGGAGGGCGAGGCCACCAACCGGGCCATCATGTTGGCGGATATGGCGGGCGTGCCACTATATGTTGTGCATACCTCCTGCGAGGAGGCGCATGAGGCGATCCGCCGGGCGCGTGCCCAGGGCAAGCGCGTCTGGGGCGAACCCCTGATCCAGCATCTGGTGCTGGACGAGGGCGAGTATTTCCACCCCGACTGGGACCATGCCGCGCGGCGGGTGATGAGCCCGCCGTTCCGGTCGAAGGCGCATCAGGCGAGCCTGTGGGCCGGGCTGCAGTCGGGGTCGCTGTCGGTGGTGGCGACGGATCATTGTGCGTTCACGACGGCGCAGAAGCGGTTCGGGATGGGTGATTTCTCGAAGATCCCCAACGGGACGGGGGGGCTGGAGGACAGGATGCCGGTGCTCTGGACCCATGGCGTTAACACCGGAAGGTTGACGCCGAATGAATTTGTTGCGGTCACGAGCACGAACATCGCGAAAATCCTGAACCTGTATCCGAGGAAGGGTGCGGTTCTGGTGGGGGCGGATGCCGATCTGGTGGTCTGGGACCCCGAGAAGGCAAAGACGATCACCGCAGGGGCGCAGCAATCCGCCATTGATTACAACGTGTTCGAGGGGGTTGCGGTGAAGGGCCTGCCGCGGTTCACCCTGACCCGGGGCAAGGTTGCGGTGCAGGACGGCGCGGTGCGGACCGAAGAGGGGCACGGGCAGTTCGTCGGCCGTGCCGCGCGGCCCGCCGTGAACCGCGCGCTGAGCCAGTGGAAGGCGCTGACCGCGCCGCGCCCCGTGGAACGGACGGGCGTGCCCGCCACGGGGGTCTGA
- a CDS encoding ABC transporter ATP-binding protein has protein sequence MPRDVPVHPVIEARGVGLTFATADGPVHALKDVNLLIGKGDFVSFIGPSGCGKTTFLRCVAALETPTEGVLTVNGMSPEEARKSRAYGYVFQAAGLYPWRTIAGNIRLPLEIMGYDRDEQERRVKNALQLVELDGFGGKFPWQLSGGMQQRASIARALAYDADILLMDEPFGALDEIVRDRLNEELLKLWARTGKTIGFVTHSIPEAVFLSTRIVVMSPRPGRITDVIDSPLPRDRPLDIRDSRAFIEIAHRVREGLRAGHGDAL, from the coding sequence ATGCCGCGCGACGTGCCGGTGCATCCGGTGATCGAGGCGCGCGGGGTCGGGCTGACCTTTGCCACCGCCGACGGACCGGTGCATGCGTTGAAGGATGTCAACCTGCTGATCGGAAAGGGCGATTTCGTGTCGTTCATCGGCCCTTCGGGGTGCGGCAAGACGACCTTCCTGCGCTGTGTCGCGGCGCTGGAGACGCCGACCGAGGGGGTGCTGACGGTGAACGGCATGAGCCCGGAAGAAGCCCGGAAATCAAGGGCCTATGGCTATGTGTTCCAGGCGGCGGGGTTGTATCCGTGGCGGACCATCGCGGGCAACATCCGGCTGCCGCTGGAGATCATGGGCTATGACCGGGACGAACAGGAACGGCGTGTGAAGAACGCGCTGCAACTGGTTGAACTTGATGGATTTGGCGGGAAGTTTCCCTGGCAGCTGTCGGGCGGGATGCAGCAGCGTGCCAGCATCGCCCGGGCGCTGGCCTATGACGCGGACATCCTGCTGATGGACGAACCCTTTGGCGCGCTGGACGAGATTGTCCGCGACCGGCTGAACGAGGAGTTGCTGAAGCTCTGGGCACGGACGGGAAAAACCATTGGATTCGTTACACATTCCATCCCCGAGGCGGTCTTCCTGTCGACCCGCATCGTGGTGATGTCGCCGCGCCCGGGGCGCATCACCGACGTGATCGACAGCCCCCTGCCGCGCGACCGGCCGCTGGATATCCGCGACAGCCGCGCATTCATCGAGATCGCGCACCGGGTGCGCGAAGGGCTGCGGGCGGGGCATGGCGATGCGTTGTGA
- a CDS encoding ABC transporter substrate-binding protein has product MIKRTLTAALVMAFAATGAFAQDKVRLQLKWVTQAQFAGYYVAEAKGFYAEENLDVDILPGGPDIAPEQVIAGGGADVITTWMPAGLAARERGVPLVNIAQPFKNGGLSFVCRKDLGVTSVAEFPGKTLGVWFFGNEYPFYAWMAKLGLATDGSAAGVTVLKQAFDVEALLKGEAQCISVMTYNEYGQVLDAGYKPDDLAFFSYRDQGVVVLEDGLYVMEDRLADPAFKDQMVRFVRASMKGWKYAEANPAEAAQIVVDADQTGLQTLEHQTYMMGEVAKLTAGSSGALDPADFEQTVASLLSAVSAENPAITKAPEGMAYTLEITDAALK; this is encoded by the coding sequence ATGATCAAACGGACACTGACGGCAGCGCTGGTGATGGCCTTTGCGGCCACCGGCGCATTTGCACAGGACAAGGTGCGGCTGCAGCTCAAATGGGTGACGCAGGCGCAGTTCGCGGGCTATTACGTCGCCGAGGCGAAGGGCTTCTATGCCGAGGAGAACCTCGACGTGGACATCCTGCCGGGCGGGCCCGACATCGCGCCGGAGCAGGTGATCGCGGGCGGCGGCGCCGACGTGATCACCACCTGGATGCCGGCGGGCCTGGCGGCGCGGGAACGCGGCGTGCCGCTGGTCAACATCGCGCAGCCGTTCAAGAACGGCGGGCTGTCGTTCGTCTGCCGCAAGGACCTGGGCGTGACCTCGGTCGCCGAGTTCCCGGGCAAGACGCTGGGGGTCTGGTTCTTCGGCAACGAATACCCGTTCTATGCCTGGATGGCCAAGCTGGGCCTGGCCACCGACGGCAGCGCGGCCGGCGTCACGGTGCTGAAGCAGGCCTTCGACGTCGAGGCGCTGCTGAAGGGTGAGGCGCAGTGCATCAGCGTGATGACCTACAACGAATACGGTCAGGTGCTGGATGCGGGCTACAAGCCCGACGACCTGGCGTTCTTCAGCTATCGTGACCAGGGCGTCGTGGTGCTGGAGGACGGGCTTTACGTGATGGAGGACCGTCTGGCCGACCCGGCGTTCAAGGACCAGATGGTGCGCTTCGTGCGGGCCAGCATGAAGGGCTGGAAATATGCCGAGGCCAACCCGGCCGAGGCGGCGCAGATCGTCGTAGACGCGGACCAGACCGGCCTGCAGACGCTGGAGCACCAGACCTACATGATGGGCGAGGTCGCCAAGCTGACGGCGGGGTCGTCGGGCGCGCTCGACCCGGCGGATTTCGAGCAGACGGTGGCCTCGCTGCTGTCGGCGGTGTCGGCGGAGAACCCGGCGATCACCAAGGCGCCCGAGGGCATGGCCTATACGCTGGAGATCACCGACGCCGCGCTGAAGTGA